The Halogranum gelatinilyticum genome contains the following window.
CCGCGGACGCGCCGTGTGACAGCCGGATTCTCGACGACGCGACGGTCGTCTTAGCAGAGCGGCACTCGCCGCACGTCCCGGTCAACCATATGAGCGATCTCGTTGCGCGGGCGACGAGGATCTGGTCGGTCGCCCCCGCAGTCCTGCCCCAGCAGGTGTCGATCTACCACGAACGGCTCACGACGAGCGACCTGTCGGCGCGGCTCACACTCACCGATGCGGTCGTCGAACATCTCGTCAGCCGTTACGAGACGGAGCTGCGCGAGGCACTCGCGACGGGGAACCTCGATATCAGACGGACGGACCAGTCGCTCCCGTACAGCCTCGTCGCGGCCGAGACGGCCGACGGGTCGGAAATGGGGCTGCTCGTCTACGCCGAGAGCGGCGTCAGGGGCTTCATCGGCAACGACGATCCCGACGCGTTCGAGTGGGCCAAACGACAGGTGAACACGTACTGGGACGCGGCGACACCGCTCAACGGCGTCGCCGACGGTAGCGTGACCGACAACAGGTAGCTATTACCACCCGCGCCGGGATGTGAGTCTCATGTTCCCGCCGATACCGTACCTCGAATGGATCGAGGGTCGGCCCGAAGAAGCGACGTACGACCTCGGTTCGAGCGACCTCCGACAGGACGAACCGACAGATGACGTCGTTCCACCTGCGCTCGTCGGACTCGCCCCACCCGAAGGCGACGTCACACTACGCACACAACTCGCGGCGTGCTACGACGTCGGCGAGTCGAACGTCCTCGTCACGGCGGGGGCGACACACGCGAACTTCCTCGCTGCAGCTGCAGCTATCGACCTCGCCGGAGGTGCCGACCTGGACGCGGCGGCCGGACCACAGCTACTCGTCGAGAAACCGGGATACCAGCCGCTCGTCGCGACACCCGAGGCACTCGGCGCACGCGTCGACCGGTTCTTCCGACCGGCCGAAGGCGACTATCCGCTGGTCCCCGAACGTGTCGCGAACGCGGCCGACGACGTCGCGCTGGTCAGTGTGACGAACCGCCACAATCCGAGCGGACGGCTGAGCAGTCGCGAGACGCTGGCCGAGCTGGCACGCGTCGTCGCCGACGACGGCGGCTACCTCCTCGTCGACGAGGTCTATGGTCCGTACGTCGAGACAGTCGACGACGGCCCGTTCGGGGGCGTCACGGCTGCGGGGCTACCGAACACCGTCGTCACCAACTCGCTCACCAAGTTCCACGGACTGGGTGGGCTGCAAGTCGGCTGGCTCGTCGGGCCGGAGCGGTTCGTCGAGCGGGCGAGAAAGGTGATGCAGCACGTTCCGGCGGTCGCAGAGCCGAGCGTCGCACTGGCTCGGCGGGCACTCCACCACGAAGAACAGCTCACGATGGACGCGCGAGCACTGCTCCGAACGAACCACGGGCAGCTGGCGTCGTTCGTCGAGGGACGTGGTGATCTGGCTGGTCCGCTCTTCGACGGGAGCACCTTCGGCTGTTTCGCACACGAGACCGCCGACGGCGACGCGGTTGCGACGGCGGCGTGGGACCGGGGCGTCCTCGTCGTCCCCGGTCGGTTCTTCGGCCAACCCGACGCGTTTCGGCTGTCGCTCGGCCGTTCGCCCGACGAGGTGGAGGCGGGGCTGTCGGTGTTGGGTGACGTCCTCGATTCGCTGTGAGCGCGTGAGCGAAGCGACCGGAGCTATCGAGCGGCGGAACAGGGCGGAAGACAGACAATGCGGGCGGCGAGCAGACGACGCTGGTGGCGGTGACGGTCACGAGGGAGTGCGTCGTACGACGGCGGCGTCCCCCGCGGCGACGGTCAGTGCATGGGGTCGGTTGGCCGCCTCTCCGGACAAAAAGTCTCGCGTCGGTGCTACCGGAGCAGCGCGTCGACTTTCTCGATAGGATGTGGCGGGTCGCCCGTCTCGCCCGTCTTCTCGGCCAGCTGTGAGCGACAGGAGGCTCCGGGGGCGACGACCTCGTCGCCGGGGCTGTCGTCGACCTGGTCGTAGAGGATGCGGCCGATGGCCTTACTCATCGAGAGATGTTCGGTCTCGTAGCCGAAGGACCCGGCCATCCCACAGCAGGTCGAGTCCAGCGGGTCGACCTCGTAGCCGGCCCGGCGGAGCACGCCGACCGCGTGGTGGTCCTTCTTCGTCGACTTCTGGTGGCAGTGGCCGTGGTAGGTGAGCGACTCGGTCGGACTGTCGAAACGCAGGTCATCGGTCAGCCGGAAGATGTCGAGATACTCCATCACGCCGTAGCTGTTTGCTGCGACGGTCTCGACGTCGTCGCCGGAGAGCAGGTCGAGATAGTCCGACTGGAACATCACGGCGTCGGAGGGTTCGACGACGACGACGTCCCAGCCCGCTTCGACCTCGGGTGCGAGGGCGTCGACGTTCTGTCGGGCCTCGGCGCGGGACTTGTCGAGGAACCCCTTCGAGTGTGCCGGTCGGCCGCTCGAAGCGACGTCGCGCGGGACCCGGATGTGGACGCCCGCGGCTTCGAGGACGCGGACGGCAGCCTTGCCAGCCTCTGGATGGTTGTAGGTGGTGTACGTGTCCGGAAACAGGAGGACCGTCCGCGTGGCCTGTGAGTACGGCACCTGCGCCCCGCCGCGGTCGCGGAACCAGTCGACGAAGCTCTCGCGGTGGAAGGTCGGCAGGTCCCGGTCGGCTGCGATGCCGATTGTCGACTCCATCAGACTCCGGACGCCCGGAACCTTCGTCGCCCAGTTCGACAGCGGCGCGAACGCCGAGCCGAGTTTGGAGAACGTGTCGATGTTTGCAAAGAGGTGGTCGCGGGCACTGGCTCCGTTTCGTTCGTGGTGTTCGTGGGTCACCTCGGCTTTCAGCTTCGCCATGTCGACCTCGCTCGGGCAGTCCTTCGAACAGCCCTTACAGCCGACACAGAGGTCGAGCACCTCGTGGACGAACTCCTCGGAGAACTGTTCGTCCTCGGGGAGGTCGCCGCTCATCGCCTGCCGGAGCATATTGGCCCGGCCGCGCGTCGACTGAATCTCCTCTTCGGCCGCGCGGAAGGTCGGACACATCACCCCGCCCGTGGTGTCCTGCATCCCGCGACAGCCCGCACAGCCGTGACAGAGTTCGACCATCCCCTGCATCCCGTTCTCGTTGTCCCACTCCAGTGCCGGGTCGAACCCGGCGTCGAACTCGTACGCCGGCGAGAACCGGAGCTGTTCGGTCATGTCGTGGGCCGTCGTCGGGCCGGGCGTGTGTCCCGGTCCGTCGCCGACAGCGTCGGTCTCGGCGAGTTCGTCGGGTGCGTAGCCACAGATGTTGCCCGGATTGAGCAGCCACTGTGGGTCGAAGGCGGTCTTGAGGTCGCGAAAGGCCCGCCACAGCCGGTCGCCGTACAGCTTCCGGTTCCACTGGGTCCGGGCACGGCCGTCGCCGTGTTCCCCGGAGACCGAGCCGCCGTACTCGACGACGAGGTCCGTGGCGGCGTCGGCGATAGCCTCGAACGTCGCCAGTCCCTCGGCTGTCTTCGTGTTGACCAGCGGCCGGATGTGGAGCACGCCCGGCCCGGCGTGGGCGTAATAGGAGGCGAACGTGTCGTGCTCGTCGAGGATGGCTTGGAAGTCGGCGACGTAGTCCGGCAGGTTCTCCGCCGGGATGGCGGTGTCCTCGATGTAGGCGATATGTTTGGCGTCGGAGGTGCGCGAGAGGAGGATAGGCAGCCCGGACTTGCGCATCTTCCAGAACTTCGCGCGCGTGTCGGCGTCGTGGGCCTCCATCGCCGTGACGGCGTACCGGGCTTTGTCGGTCGCGACGCGGTCGTCGCTCGGGTCGGTTTCGGTGTCGACGTCCCCCACTCTGTCGGCGACGAGGTCGGCGACCTGCTGGCGACCGTGGTCGTCGTCTTCGGCGTAGAACTCGACGAGCAGCACCGAGTCGGTCCCCTCGGGGAGCAGCCCGACGACGTCGCGGAACTCCGCGGTCTCGCGGGCCAGATCGAGCAGCACGTCGTCCATGACTTCCACTGCTGCGGGGTCGTGTTCGAGGATGGGCGCGACGTCCTCCATCGCGTCGAGCACGTCGTCGTAGGTCAGGAGGGCGACGGCGGCCGTGTTCGGCACGGGTTCCAGCGAGACGGTCGCCTCGGTGACGATGCCAAGGGTTCCCTCGCTGCCCGCGAGCAAGCGGGCGAGGTTGACCGTCCCCGGTTCGCTGTCGGGGTCGACGGCCCTGTCGTCGGGCGTCCGACGCTCGCCACGGAACTCGTCAAGCAGCATATCGAGGTTGTAGCCCGAGACGTTGCGCTTGAGGTCCGGATAGCGCGCGTCGATCTCGTCGGCCTCTTCGTCGAGGATTCGGACGACTTCGGCGTAGATCCGTGGAAGGAGGTCGTCTGCGTCGGCGTCGGCCTCCTCGCGCAGCGTGTCGACGGCGACCTCGCCGAAGCGGGTGACCGTCCCGTCGGCGAGGACCACTTCGGCCTCCTCGAGGTAGTAGTCGGTCTTGCCGTACTTCAGCGAGTGTGAGCCGGTGGAGTTGTTGCCGATGGCACCGCCGAGGGCGGACTTGTCGCCCCACGCAGGGTCGGGCGCGAACTTCAGTCCGTGCGCTTCGAGTTCTTTGTTGAGGTCGCCGAGGCGGACGCCGGTCTGAGCAGTAGCCGTCCGGGCGGCGGGGTCGACGTGCTCGACGTCGGCCATGTGCGTCATCAGGTCGAGGACGACCGCCTCGTTGACCGTCTGGCCCGCGAGGCTCGTGCCGCCGCCGCGTGGGAGGACCGGAATCCCGCGGTCGGCACAGTAGGAGACGACGGCGACGACGTCGGCGGTCGAGGTGGGCATGACGACGCCGATGGGAGTCTGTTCGTAGGCCGATGCGTCGGTGGCGTAGAGCTGTCGCGAGTAGGAGTCGAACCGGACCTCGCCGTCGACGAGCCGTTCGAGGTCGGCGACGAGTCCGGGGCGAGCGACGTCGTCGCTCACGTAGTCGTAGTTCGCTCCCTCCGTCGCGGGGTCAGGGTCGGGAGCGTCGTCTGGGACGTGTGAGGCCATCTGTCCCACGCTTCGCGTGTAGCCGTCTAAAAACCGGGGCCTGCTGCAATCGAGGCTGTGACGGTCCGCTGCAATCGAGGAGGTGAACGGTCGGTGCCGGGCGACGAGCACGGCCGCACTGCCACGGGAGCCGCGTCAGACAGCCGTCTGCCGTCCGCGTGCCGAGAGCGGCCAGAACGGCCGTCCAGGGCCAGCAGTGCTACGAACAATTAAGACGTGGGACTTCAACACAGTGCGTATGGACGAGACACCACAAGAGATTACCACGCTTGTCGGCCGGGAGGTCTACTCGAACAACGGCGTGTTCGTCGGTGAGGTCGAAGACGTCCGTCTCGACCTCGACCAAGAGGTGGTCACCGGGCTGGCACTGGGCGAACTGAACGGCGAACTGTTCAGCGGTCGTATCGACCGCGGGATGGGGGTCCTCCTGCCGTACCGCTGGGTTCGCGCCGTCGGCGACGTCATCCTCGTCAACGACGTCATCGAGCGGCTCGAGTCGCCCGAACAGGACAACGAAGTCGTCGCCTGACCGAACACTCTCCTCGGCGAACAGGTTAATCCGACGCGCGCCGTTCTATGATAGTATGAGCGAACGACTACCAACCGGGCTCTCCGCGCTCGACTGGAAGCTCGGCGGTGGTCTCCTCACGAAGCAGCTCTACGCGTTCGTCTCACCGGCGGACAGTCAGAGCGAACTCCTCCTCGAACTCTTCGCGGCGACGAAGCCCACGCACATCGTCTCGACCCTGCGCCCGGCCGCGGAGATCCGGGACGAACTCGACTGGGTAGGTATCCCCGACGACGCCGTAACGGTCACCGACTGTTCGGCCGAAGAGCTCGCCGCGGACCCCGAACGGTGGCTGACACCACCCGAAGGGGGGTATCTCGTGCTTGACCCGTTCGACACGGTCGAAAACGAGGCCGGCCAGGCGTCGCTCCGCGTCCTCGACGCGATGCGGCGGGCCGTCGACGAGCGGAACGCAGTCGGTCTCGTCCACTGTCTCGAGGAACCGGCGCAGAGCTACCAACGTCGGCTGACGCTGAAGCGCGTCGACGGGGTGATGCGACTCGACGTGCGGACGACGACCCAATCCATCGAGACGCGGCTGCTCGTCACGAAATACCGGCGCGGTCGTGCCGAGATCGAGCCGATCAAACTGCGGCTGACCGACCACGTGACGCTCGACACGAGCCGCGATATCGCCTGAGTCGTTCAGTTGCCGTTTGAGGTCTCGCTCGCACCGCCGGTGCTGGTCCCGGAGCCGCTCTCGACGCCCATCGCCTGGAACAGCTTCCGGCGGACGGCCTCCTCGGTCAACGAGAGCAGCGTGTCGCGGTTGCCCTCGCTCGTCTCGATGCCGGTGAAGATACCGAGCGGAATCTCGACGCTGCCCTGCGTCGAGTGACCCCCGGCCTCGCCGATGCCCTGGAAGGCATCTTGGAGCACTTTGCCGATGTTCATCCGGATGTCCTTCGAGCGAGCCGCGAGGTAGATCTTGTCGTCGGCGATGCCGAAGACGGCGGTCGTCGTGATCCCCTCAAGGTTGAGGAGATGCGAGGCGGCCTGCGTGAGCGCGTCGCGGTCGCGGATGAAGCCCGCGTTCGAGACGAGATGGCTCCCCTGGACCTCGCGGTTCTGGATGGCTTCCGCGAGCACGTCGAGCGTCTCCGGCGACATCGACGGCGACTCGACCTGTTCGAGCGTGTCGTGGTTGGCGAAAGGGTAGAGATAGGCCGCGGCGGTCAGATCGGCGGGGGTCGTGTCGCGCTTGAAGTCAAGCGTCTCCGCGCGGATGCCGTAGAGAAGCGCGGTCGCGACGGTTTCGGTCGGACTGAGGTCGAACTCCTGGATATACTTCGTGAGGATAGTGGAGGTAGAGGAGACGTTGGGGCGGACGTCCATGAACGCGGCGTCGATGCCCTCGTCGGGTTCGAAGTGGTCGATGAAGATGTCGACGTCGACGTCGGCGTCGAAGCCGCCGGATTTCATGTGGTCGACGAGCGCGACCGCGCCGTACTCGGAGAGGTCACCCGCCTCGCTACGCGGGATGAGTTCGATGCCGAGGAGGTTGACGAACGCGCGGTTCTCCTGGTGGCCGATGTCGCCACGGTAGAGGATGTCGGCGTCGATGTCGTACTCGTCGGCGATCATCTGGAGGGCGACGGCGGAGGCGATGGAGTCGGGGTCGGGGTTGTCGTGGGTGAGGATGGCCAGATTCTCGTCGGTCTCGCGGAGGACGTCCGCGAGCTGGCGGGCCTTGTACTCCAGCTCGCCGGATTCGAGCGTCCGGAGCGCGGAGTCGGCGATGACGGTGGAGGGGTTGATGACGATGTCGGCACCGAGGCTCTTCAGTTCGTCTTCGGAGACGGGGTCGGAGGCGCGGACGACGATGAACTGGTCGCCGCCGCGGTCGCGGATGGCCGAGACGGCGGCCTTGTTGGCGTCGACGTCGGAGGCGAGAATGAGGATGACGTCGCGGTCCGAGACGGCCTCGGCGACCTCGTCCTCGGAGATGTCCTGCTGTTGTGCGTTCAAGTCCTGGTCGCGAAGTGCCTCGACCCGGCTGTCGTCCTTGTCGAGGATGAGGACGTCCTTCCCTTCGTCTGCCAGTTCCTCGGCGACGATGTGACCCACGCTGCCACACCCCAAAATCGCATACGTCGACATCGAGGAAATGCTGACCCCAGTACTCATCAGTACGGTTGGGTATCCACGGACGACACTTAACACCCACCGTTTGCCGTGATTATCGGTGTGAGACGGCGTACCGACGCTGCTCGAAAGGGAAACGCCTTTTAATGTACCACCGAAAGGCGTGAGTGCACACAGGGCCGGTAGCTCAGTTAGGCAGAGCGTCTGACTCTTAATCAGACGGTCGCGTGTTCAAATCGCGCCCGGCCCGCTTTCTTCGGTGAACCACACGGCGAGCACCTCGTGTGCTCGCGACTCGCGTTCTCGGCTGTGCGGGCATCGGAGCGATTTGAATCAGGGAACGAAACGAGCGTCACCGAGTGGAGTGACCGTGGTTCAAATCCTGCGTGTTTTTGCTGCTAACAGAATGTCAGCGGAGTTTATGTTAGTATGACAAAAAGTCACGCATATGCAGAGCGGAAGCCTCAGCGCCTTCGCCAAGGCTCGTGAAGAAATTCAGTTGTGGCCAGCTGCGACCGCAGCTTTCTATTTCACCGTCAATGACTCTCCGTGGGTTCTCATTCTATTTATGATGCTTACTGTGGCCGGTGCTATAACCTACAAGATGCATGAGGCACTCCGTGAAGCACTGACGAACAGAAACCGCTTTTCTGATGTCAGGAACCGCAATTCTCGCAACAAAATAAAGAACGAGACCAATCCATTCGTTGTCGGATTTGAGGTATGGGACGCGACGCGACCAGATAATAAGGTAATACGTACTTTGGCAGTCGCAGGAATGGCAACGAATCTCGTGGCGGGGGGATGTCTGTTTATTTGGTTATTTTTACGTTTAATCGGACCAGTTTCACCATCTATCACAGGTGTCGGGTTGCTCTCCCTCCCGTTGTTGATAGCCGCAATGATGGCTTCATCAATTGTCTGGTCATCTTGATTTCAAAAACCCCGCTGCAGTATCGAGAAGAGCACAGATTTAGCTGCCAGGTCAATCCTGCGTTGAAATTGTAGAGGCGAACGGCTACATGCCCTCCGCGCCATTGAGAAGTCATGGCCAACCCGACGTTTCGCGAAGTACAACGCTTCCGTCAGCCGTGGCTCTGGGCGTTTCTCATCCTCGTACTCCTCCCGACAGCCATCGTCGGTGGGCCGTTCGGCGCGCTCGTCGGCGGGGCGGTCGCCCTCTTCGTGTGGTCGCTGCGGCTCACGACCGAAGTCCGCGAGGACGCGCTGTACGTGCGGTTCTTCCCGTTTCACGTCTCGGAGAAGCGGATTCCGTGGAGCGACGTCGCTGCCGCCGAGGCGGTCCGGTACCGACCCCTCCGTGACTACGGCGGGTGGGGAATCCGCTTCGCGAAGGGTCGGCTGGCGTACAACGTGAGAGGCTCAGAGGGCGTGCGGTTGACCCGTCCGGGCGAGCGCGAACTGCTCGTCGGGAGTCAGGAGCCGTACGAGTTGGCGCGGGCGATCCGCGACGCGATGCGGAACACCGGGCACTGACGGCCTACGAACCGAAACCACTTTTCGCCGGGTTGGTGGATTCCCCCTGTGGACGACAGAAAGCTGCAGTTCTACGCACTCTACCTCACGCGGTTCGCGGGTGGCTTCGGGGTCGTCACGCTGTTGACGCTCCTACCGAAGTTCATCGACTATCTCGAACCGACGGCGGTGACGGTTCTCGGCGTCTCGCTCAGTGCCGGGTTCGTCATCGGGATGTACACGACGGGCTTTACGCTGGCGCAGACGATTGCCGTCGTCCCGTTGGCGTGGGCGGGCGACCGGTTCGACAAACGGCTCGTCCTCGTCGGCTCGATGGGTCTCGGCGTCGTCGCCTACGCGCTGTTTCCGCTGGCCGACCTGAGCCTCTCGTTCATCCTCGCCCGCGGGTTGCAGGGCGTCGCCGTCACGGGTGCTGGGCTGATGTCGCTCGCGCTCGTCGGCGAAATCGCCGACACGGGCACCCGCGCGAACCGCATCGGAAAGGCGAACGCCTCGCGCTTCGCCGCCTCCATCATCGGCGCGGCCACAGCGGGCGGTCTCTACGACTACTTCGGTGCCGACGGCGACGCCTTCACCCCCATCTTCGCGCTCATCACGGCGATTCTGGCGGTCGCGACCCTGCTCGCGTGGCTCTCGCTCTCGCCCGACGAGACCCGAATTCAGGGCTTTCCCTTCTCGGATCTCGCGTTCAACCGCCGCATCATCTCGTTGACGAGCTTCCGCGCGCAGTACGCCGTCGCCGTCACGCTCGTGCGGACGTGGGTCCCCATCTACGCCGGTGTCACCGCCGCGTCCGGCGGGCTGGGCTACGGCGCGCTCGCGGTCAGTCTGACCATCATCGCCGAGAAGTTCTGTAACATGGTGCTCCAGCCCCACACGGGCCGTATCTCCGACGGCCACGGGCGAGCGCTTTTCATCTTCTTCGGCGGCGGTCTCTACGGACTCGTCGCGCTCGCGGTCCCCTTCTCGCCCGCCATCGGGACGGCACTCGGCGTCCCGACGGCACTGCCGTTCCTCGGCCCACTCACGCCCGCGTTCCTCCCGCTCGTCGGACTCTCAGGACTGCTCGGCGTCGCCGACAGTTTCCGCGAACCCGCGAGTATGGCACTGTTCGCCGACGAGGGAACCGACGACGGCGGCGTCGCCAGTAGCTTCGGTATCCGCGAACTCGTCTGGCGGCCCGGCAGCGTCGTCGCACCTCTCCTCGGCGGCTATCTGATGACCGAGGTCGGCATGGAGTGGGTCTTCTACGTCGGCGGCGCGGCCGCGGTCACGGGCGTCGTCACGTTCCTCGGCGTGCTCTCGTACTTCCACGGGCCGACCGCGTTGACCGAGTGGTGAGACGCCTCGCTGCGGGCTAGTGTCAATAGCTCGTCGACCGTATCACAGGTATGGCACGTCCAGCGTCGCTCGAAACCCCCCGACTGCACCGCCTCCTCACCTCGCCGCTCGGACGGCTCTTGGAGACGGACGCCCTCGAACGGGTCGCCCTCGGTGGCGTCCGCCGTGAGTTCGGCATCAGCCGCGCCCGTTCGGCCGCCGACGTCTCGCTCGGCCACGGTCCCGCCGCGTTCCTCGACGCCGTCGGCGCGCCCCCCGCACCCGACCTCCATCCACGCATCGAACGGGCACTGGCCGCGTACGCGACGCGCCGCGAGGCGTTCGACGCGGCCAACGAACGCTGGGAGGAGGCCTTCTGGGGACCGGAAGACGCCGCCCCCGACGACCTCGTCGAAGTCGAGCGCGAGCGTCGCGCGGCCGCCGACCGCCGCGCACAGCCGACTCGGCTGTTTCGCTTCCTCGCGACCGACCATCTCCTGCCGCCCGTGAAGTACGACGTGCCGACACCCGAGGAAGCGCGTCACCAGTGGGAGGGCTATCTCGCGACGCCCGAACGGCTCTACGGCTTCGACGGCCCGCTGCCGACGGTCGAACGCTCGCAAGAGGTTCGCGGTCCCGGCACCGTCGAGTCGTTCCTCCGGTTCGAGTCGCCCTCGCCGTACTTCGAGACGGCGACAGCGCGAGTCTACGAGCCCGAGACGGCCGACCGGTCGGCGTTGCCGACGCTCGTCTTCAACCACGGCCTCGGCATGATGAACGACACGATGGCCTACTGGCCGCCGGAGGCCGCGCTGGCGCGGCCGCTCGCACGGGAGGGGTTCCGCGTGGTGCTGCCGGACGCGCCCTGGCACGGTCGCCGCGAGATGGTCGGCACCTACAGCGGCGAGCACTACCTCGCGAAGGGTCCCATCGGGATGTTCCAACTGTTCTCGGCCGCAGCCCTGGAGAACGGCGTCCTCGTCGACTGGGCGCGAACGGAGGGCGCGCCGGCCGTCGCCGTCGGCGGCCTGAGTCTCGGTGGCATCACGACGCTCCACGTCGTCGGCCACTGCGGTGCGTGGCCCGAATCGACCCGCCCGGACCTCGCGTTCCCCGTCGCCGGCGCCGGTCTCGTCGACGAGACGGTCGTCCGGAGTGAGCTACTGGACGCGCTCGACACCGACAAGGCGCTACGGGCTGCCGGGTGGACGCCCGCGCTCCTCGGCGAGTTCGGGCCGCTCCTGAATCCGCCGACGACGTGCGGTATCGACCCCGAGCGGGTGGTTCCAGTCGCCGGCGTCCGCGACGAGGTCGTCCCCTACGACACGACGCGGTGGCTCCTCGACTCGTGGGGCGTGCCGGACGGAAACCGCGTCGAGTGGGACGTCGGCCACTTCGGCGTCCTGATGCAGATGCTCCGTCACGACGAGTTCCGAGAGCGAGTAAAGGCGGCGTTCGCGACGCTGGAGGAGTCGAACGGAGTCACAGAAACAGCGGACGTCGACGAGTCGACATCGGCGGCCGCGTCGTAGCAGCGGCGGCGGCGGCACCGTAAGCGTAGGTCGGTATCGCTACTCGTCGAGGAAGTCGGGTTCCTCGCGCTTCTCCTCGCGCTCGGCTTCGAGATGGGCGCGGAAGTCCTCGATCTCGACGTCCTTGGCCTCGCGTTCCTTGCGGTCGCGGACCGAGATGGTCTGGGTCTCGGCCTCGTCGCCGCCGACGATGATCATGTACGGGACGCGGTCCTCCTGCGCCTCTCGGATTTTGCGGCCAAGCGTCCACGAGCGGTCCTCGATCTCGACGCGGAAGTCGCCGAAGTCGCGGTTCTTGAGCCGCTTTGCGTAGCCGAGTTGGTCGTCGCTGATGGGCAGGATACGGACCTGCTCGGGCGCGAGCCAGAACGGGAACTTGCCGTTGAAATGCTCGATGAGCACCATGAAGAACCGCTCGTAGCTGCCGTAGAGCGCGCGGTGGATCATGACCGGCTGGTGTTCCTCGTTGTCCTCGCCCGTGTAGCTCAGGTCGAAGCGGTCGGGCATGTTGAAGTCCAGCTGGACCGTCGGCCCGTCCCACTTGCGGCCGAGGGCGTCCTTGAACGCGAAGTCGATCTTCGGGCCGTAGAACGCGCCGTCGCCGGCTTCGATACCGTAGTCGATGCCGCTGTCGTCGAGGACAGCGCGAAGCTGCGTCTCGGCCTGCTCCCAGATCTCGTCGCTGCCGACGGACTTCTCCGGGCGCGTCGCGAGCGCGACCTCGGCGTCGAGACCGAACGTGTCGAAGACTTCGAGGATGTTCTCGATGATGAGGTTGATCTCGTCTTCGATCTGGTCGGGTCGGACGAAGAGATGGCCGTCGTCGATGGTGAACGACCAGACGCGCGACAGACCCGAGAGTTCGCCGCGCTGCTCCTTGCGGTAGACTTTCCCGTCCTCGAAGTAGCGGACCGGCAGGTCGCGGTAGGACCACGACCGCTGGTCGAAGATGGTCGCGTGGCCGGGGCAGTTCATCGGCTTCAATCCATATTCCTCGTCGTTGACGTCGAGGAGGAACATGTCGTCGACGTAGTTCTCGTAGTGGCCCGACTTCTTCCAGAGTTCCGTCCGGAACAGATGTGGCGTCTCGACGGGGTCGTAGCCCGCATCGAGGTTGAGCTGCTTCGCGAAGTCGGCGAGTTCGTCGAGGATGCGCTTGCCGTTCGGATGGTAGAGCGGCAGCCCCGGCCCCGTCGTCTCGTCGATGGAGAACAGTTCGAGCTCCTGGCCGAGTTTGCGGTGGTCGCGCTCTTTGGCCTCCTCGCGCATCTCGAGGAAGTCGTGGAGGTCCGACTCGGAGGCGAA
Protein-coding sequences here:
- a CDS encoding helix-turn-helix transcriptional regulator, whose amino-acid sequence is MTRPDPAEVMAVIARRGRVLRAVDAEGVRKRTLVSELDVSRSTVDRSIRELESVGFIERADEGGYRRTLPGELALEEYDRFASCIDGVLSGIDVLSLLPADAPCDSRILDDATVVLAERHSPHVPVNHMSDLVARATRIWSVAPAVLPQQVSIYHERLTTSDLSARLTLTDAVVEHLVSRYETELREALATGNLDIRRTDQSLPYSLVAAETADGSEMGLLVYAESGVRGFIGNDDPDAFEWAKRQVNTYWDAATPLNGVADGSVTDNR
- a CDS encoding pyridoxal phosphate-dependent aminotransferase, translating into MSLMFPPIPYLEWIEGRPEEATYDLGSSDLRQDEPTDDVVPPALVGLAPPEGDVTLRTQLAACYDVGESNVLVTAGATHANFLAAAAAIDLAGGADLDAAAGPQLLVEKPGYQPLVATPEALGARVDRFFRPAEGDYPLVPERVANAADDVALVSVTNRHNPSGRLSSRETLAELARVVADDGGYLLVDEVYGPYVETVDDGPFGGVTAAGLPNTVVTNSLTKFHGLGGLQVGWLVGPERFVERARKVMQHVPAVAEPSVALARRALHHEEQLTMDARALLRTNHGQLASFVEGRGDLAGPLFDGSTFGCFAHETADGDAVATAAWDRGVLVVPGRFFGQPDAFRLSLGRSPDEVEAGLSVLGDVLDSL
- a CDS encoding FAD-binding and (Fe-S)-binding domain-containing protein; translated protein: MASHVPDDAPDPDPATEGANYDYVSDDVARPGLVADLERLVDGEVRFDSYSRQLYATDASAYEQTPIGVVMPTSTADVVAVVSYCADRGIPVLPRGGGTSLAGQTVNEAVVLDLMTHMADVEHVDPAARTATAQTGVRLGDLNKELEAHGLKFAPDPAWGDKSALGGAIGNNSTGSHSLKYGKTDYYLEEAEVVLADGTVTRFGEVAVDTLREEADADADDLLPRIYAEVVRILDEEADEIDARYPDLKRNVSGYNLDMLLDEFRGERRTPDDRAVDPDSEPGTVNLARLLAGSEGTLGIVTEATVSLEPVPNTAAVALLTYDDVLDAMEDVAPILEHDPAAVEVMDDVLLDLARETAEFRDVVGLLPEGTDSVLLVEFYAEDDDHGRQQVADLVADRVGDVDTETDPSDDRVATDKARYAVTAMEAHDADTRAKFWKMRKSGLPILLSRTSDAKHIAYIEDTAIPAENLPDYVADFQAILDEHDTFASYYAHAGPGVLHIRPLVNTKTAEGLATFEAIADAATDLVVEYGGSVSGEHGDGRARTQWNRKLYGDRLWRAFRDLKTAFDPQWLLNPGNICGYAPDELAETDAVGDGPGHTPGPTTAHDMTEQLRFSPAYEFDAGFDPALEWDNENGMQGMVELCHGCAGCRGMQDTTGGVMCPTFRAAEEEIQSTRGRANMLRQAMSGDLPEDEQFSEEFVHEVLDLCVGCKGCSKDCPSEVDMAKLKAEVTHEHHERNGASARDHLFANIDTFSKLGSAFAPLSNWATKVPGVRSLMESTIGIAADRDLPTFHRESFVDWFRDRGGAQVPYSQATRTVLLFPDTYTTYNHPEAGKAAVRVLEAAGVHIRVPRDVASSGRPAHSKGFLDKSRAEARQNVDALAPEVEAGWDVVVVEPSDAVMFQSDYLDLLSGDDVETVAANSYGVMEYLDIFRLTDDLRFDSPTESLTYHGHCHQKSTKKDHHAVGVLRRAGYEVDPLDSTCCGMAGSFGYETEHLSMSKAIGRILYDQVDDSPGDEVVAPGASCRSQLAEKTGETGDPPHPIEKVDALLR
- a CDS encoding PRC-barrel domain-containing protein; the protein is MDETPQEITTLVGREVYSNNGVFVGEVEDVRLDLDQEVVTGLALGELNGELFSGRIDRGMGVLLPYRWVRAVGDVILVNDVIERLESPEQDNEVVA
- a CDS encoding DUF7125 family protein codes for the protein MSERLPTGLSALDWKLGGGLLTKQLYAFVSPADSQSELLLELFAATKPTHIVSTLRPAAEIRDELDWVGIPDDAVTVTDCSAEELAADPERWLTPPEGGYLVLDPFDTVENEAGQASLRVLDAMRRAVDERNAVGLVHCLEEPAQSYQRRLTLKRVDGVMRLDVRTTTQSIETRLLVTKYRRGRAEIEPIKLRLTDHVTLDTSRDIA